A genomic region of Ammospiza nelsoni isolate bAmmNel1 chromosome 3, bAmmNel1.pri, whole genome shotgun sequence contains the following coding sequences:
- the LOC132071774 gene encoding cytochrome c oxidase subunit 7A-related protein, mitochondrial isoform X1 — MYYKFSGFTQRLTGATSSAAYTPQGLKPLAPTDYPHLIFGTSKPAPGLSPADSFLGRNKVPDLQKVFQRSDGLPVHLKLGYPDKLLYRTTMALTIGGTIYCLVALFIASQPKKQK; from the exons aTGTACTACAAGTTCAGCGGCTTCACGCAGCGCCTCACCGGGGCCACGTCGTCCGCCGCCTACACCCCACAG GGACTCAAACCATTAGCTCCCACTGATTACCCACATCTGATTTTTGGGACAAGTAAACCTGCTCCAGGTTTATCACCAGCTGATTCTTTCTTGGGTAGAAACAAGGTGCCAGACCTACAGAAAGTTTTTCAG AGATCAGATGGACTGCCAGTACACCTGAAGCTAGGATATCCAGACAAGCTGCTCTATCGGACCACGATGGCTCTGACAATAGGAGGGACTATCTACTGTCTGGTAGCACTGTTCATTGCCTCAcagccaaagaaacaaaaataa
- the LOC132071774 gene encoding cytochrome c oxidase subunit 7A-related protein, mitochondrial isoform X2 encodes MTTGVSSAEGLKPLAPTDYPHLIFGTSKPAPGLSPADSFLGRNKVPDLQKVFQRSDGLPVHLKLGYPDKLLYRTTMALTIGGTIYCLVALFIASQPKKQK; translated from the exons ATGACAACTGGAGTGAGTTCAGCCGAG GGACTCAAACCATTAGCTCCCACTGATTACCCACATCTGATTTTTGGGACAAGTAAACCTGCTCCAGGTTTATCACCAGCTGATTCTTTCTTGGGTAGAAACAAGGTGCCAGACCTACAGAAAGTTTTTCAG AGATCAGATGGACTGCCAGTACACCTGAAGCTAGGATATCCAGACAAGCTGCTCTATCGGACCACGATGGCTCTGACAATAGGAGGGACTATCTACTGTCTGGTAGCACTGTTCATTGCCTCAcagccaaagaaacaaaaataa